The DNA region CGGCGCTGAGAGGAGCCGATTGTGCTACCATGCCGATCTCCGCTTACCAGCAGCTATTCAAGCATCCGTTAACCGATATCGGATTGGAGAAATTTCTGGAAGATGCTAAAAAACTAAAATGGTAAAATTTCTTTTCCTATCCGAGGAAAAGATATGAAAAAGGCCCGCAAGATCGCGGGCTTTTCTGTTTCTACACGGAAAATTTCAAAAACCCTAAAGACGGAATTTCTTCTTCAGGGAAGAGGCTTGGTTCCGTAATAGTCGTCCATCAGGATACGGATCTGGTCCACGATACAGAATATATCCTGGTGGGAAGCATCGTAATACTTGTCGCAGGAATTGGAAACGTTCATATCCACAGTACGAGCCTTATATTTCCTTCCAAGTTCCCGGATCCTAGGCCACCAAACCCGGTCTAAGCCGAGTTCATAATATCCTTTACGATATCCGTCAAAGACTCTCGGCCAAATCACATAGGCGGCAATTCCGTTCTCATCGCAAAGTTTGAGAAACTCTTCCACGAAATAGAACTGGGAATCGGTAACCTTAAATCCGGACAAATAAATGCTCTTCAATCGGATCGCGTCTTTTGCGAGTTTGTCCGGTCGATTCGTCGCAGTCGCATAGGCCATCTGTTCCCCATTCGTCATATCCAAGAGAACTTTCTCGTCGTTAAAGGCGGGATTGTATTTGTCTAATTCTCCCGCCAATAGACGATTCCAGAAAAGTTTGAAGCTAGGTTTTACTTTCCGGTATACGAAAAGTTTTTCCTTGATCAGATCCATTTTATCACCGGCCGAAAAACGACTCCAGTACCTCCGAATGAAATCCTCGTCCGCACCCAATCTCAGAAACGGTTCGTACATCAGACCTTTCGAATCGTCGAAAGCCTCGGGACTCACCACATAAAAAACCGCTTTCGGTCGAACTCCGGATTCCAGGGTTTTTCGAAGCCAATAAAAACCGTATGCAGGAACGGCTTGCGGACCGGCAAAATTATAGAGAACCCATTCCTTCCGGATTTTTTCGTCGAATGCTTTCTCGGAATAAGCGTAAGCTCGGGAATCGCCGAAGGCCATGGCGAGCTTTCTTTCCTTGATTTTCGGATCGGAGAGCATTCTCTGAAATAGGGACCGGCGCTGCGCATAATATACCGGGTTGCCTTCCTGGTAAAAGGAGTCCTGAAAATAATCTAAAGTGAATATCTTATCCGCGAAAAACAGAACGATCAAAAACAGGAGCGGGAAATAGATATAAAAACGTTTCATCCTTGTACCTTAAAATTGTCCGTAAAAGAAGTCCGCATTCCCGTTCGGTAGTGCGGCCAAGACGAGAATCCAAGCGATCGGAAGCAGAATCGACTTAGTCCTTTCCGAAAAGCGGAATTTTTCCGGCCACTCTTCGGAACAATGGAACAGCATCGCTATGAATAGCGCGAAGACGCAAGGCTCCGCATTCGGAAAATCCTGCCCGGATGCCCAAGTAAAAATGCGTGCAACCGCATGAAAGGCAGTCTTTACGTCCGGAGTGAAAAAAAGAATCCAAGAAATACAATAAACGTGGAGAACGAACAAATATGTAACGGCTCTCTTGAGATACGGGATCTCGGGAAACAGCTTGATTCCGAAATCCTTAAACACTCTCTCCGCGGAAAGATAGGCGCCGGTAAACAAACCCCAAAGAAGATAATTCGTATTGGCTCCGTGCCACAGCCCTCCAATTCCGAACGCTACCAAATAATTGAGACAGGTCCGGATCGTCCCCTGCCTAGATCCTCCTAACGGAATATAGAGATAATCGCGGATCCAAAAGGAAAAAGTGAGGTGCCAACGTCTCCAGAAATCTCCGAACCCGTTCATGAAAAACGGCGCCTTGAAATTCTGGGGGAGCTGTAATCCCAATAACTTTCCTAAACCCCTGGCGATGTCCGTAAGACCGGAAAAGTCCAGATATAGATAGATCGCGAAAAAGTAGATCGTACGTAGCAAAGCCCAGCCGGAAAAGACCGCCGGCTCGCCGAATACCGGGAAAATCGACCCGGTCATGAGTACGGAGAGCACCGATTTTTTCAAAACCCCGAATAGGAGCAACCAAAGACCGTCGGTCATGTCTTCCCGAGACATTTTAGGAGAGGAGAATTGCGAGGATACGTCGTTGAACCTGAGTATGGGGCCCGCGATCATTACTGGAAAGAGTAGGACGAAGGATAACAAAGAGGAAAACGTAACATCCGATTCTATGGTTCCTTTCTTTCGATCCACCGCCAAAGAGATCAATTGGAAGGTATAATAACTGATCGTAAGGGGAAGAACCACTTCGAATCCTGCCCATCCGAGCGCCTTGGAAAAAAGAGCGTCCAAACCGGTTTTATTCTGAAGTTCGGGGATTCCGAATGCGATGCCGATCAGGTCCGTTAAAAAATAGAAATATTTAAAAAAGGCCAGGTTGAGTACGTTGAACCCGATGGAAACCGGTAAGTACCATTTTTTTTGTAGAAAGAAGCGAAGTAGAAGCCAATTGATCGAGATGACGATCCATAAGTGGATTAAAAAAGGGCAAGAGGAAAACCCGTAAAAAACGGAGGAAGCCAAAATCAGAAAATGACGTTTCCAAGTATCGGGAAGATTCCAATAAATGAAAAAAACCGCCCCGAAAAAGAATAAAAATTCTAAACTAGTAAAATTCATGGTCTCCAATGATCGGGATCCAATTCTGCATACTGCCCTTCTTGGAGCCCGAGGTCTTTTAGTCTTAGATTTCCGATGCGAACTCTCTTGAGGTCCTGCACTCTCGTACCGAGAGCCGCAAACATCCGGCGAATCTGTCTTTTCCTACCCTGTTTCAATACGATCCTGAATTGAAAGACTTCCGATCCCTTGGCCGCGGGTACGACCGACTCCGCTTTTAGGATTTCTCCTTCGTCATGGATTCCTTCTTGAAACGTTCGGATTGTTTCGGATACGGAAACAGGTTCGCTGACGATTACTTCGTATTCCTTTTCCATGGAACGGGAAGGATGACTGATCCGTTGAACGAATTCCCCGTCGTCGGAAAGAAGCAATAGCCCCCTCGAATCCAAATCCAATCTGCCGGCAATCGCTAAATGTCCGAATTTAGCGGGCAATAGTTCGAAAACCGTATGATTGTGGAATCGATCCCCGTGAGAGCAAAGGTAACCGGGCGGCTTGTTCAATGCAAGAAAAACAGATCCGGTTCTATGGATCGCCTTTTTTCCTCCCACGAACACTTCGTCGGTTTCTGGACGGATCCGAGTACTCAAATCCAGTACCGTCTTACCGTTCAAGGAAACTTTGCCGGATTGGACTAGCTCTTCCACCTTGCGCCGCGATCCGAAACCGCAATCCGCCAGGAAACGGTTGATCCGAATCCCGTCCGAAGGCGGGGAAAAACCCTTCTCCCCTCTTCCCTGCTTTCCCGTCAAAATGTCCCTTCCTGTTTTCCCGGAGAAAAAATATCCGAATTCCTTCCAGAATAGGAAACATGGATTTTACGGCTACCCAAAACACTTGACCGCGAAAAGGACAGGGTCAGTCTAGAAGCAGTGAACCCTCTCAAGAAAAAACCCAGAACCGCGTCCAATCTCCAGGCGCCAGAAAAACCGGATTGGTTGAAGGTGAGGCTCCCTTTCCGGGAAAAAAACAATCCCGTAGGTTTCGTTCGGGAATCCTTGGATGCCAAAGGGTTGCATACTGTCTGCGAAAGCGCCTCTTGCCCGAACCTAAACCATTGTTGGTCTAGAAAGACCGCTACATATATGCTCGGGGGAGATATTTGCACGAGAAGGTGTGCCTATTGCGACGTCGCTTTCGGAAAGCCCTTCGCCTTGGATCCGGAGGAACCTTTGCATGTTGCGGAATCCGCGGCGGCTCTAGGTTTACGACATGTGGTGATCACTTCGGTAAACCGGGACGATTTGCCCGACGGAGGAGCGAACCATTATAAGAGAACGGTGGAGCTGATCCGAGCAATGCTTCCGGAATGTAAGATCGAGCTATTGGTTCCGGATTTCAAAGCAAAGGCGGAAAATCTAGAAATCATCTATTCTTGTAAACCGGACATTTTGAACCATAATATAGAAACTGTAAAAAAATTATTTCCAGAGATCGCACCCGCAAAACGGTACGATCGCTCCCTGGAAGTATTGAAACATGCCTCCGATAGAGGCTTTTTGACGAAGAGCGGTCTGATCTTGGGGTTGGGGGAATCGAAGGAAGAAATTCGGGAAGCTCTTACGGATTTGCGGAATTCCGGCGTCCAGATGGTGACCTTGGGACAATACCTTCAACCGACTCCTTCTCACCATCCGGTAAAAGAATATGTTTCTCCGGAAGTTTTTCGGGAACTAAAAGAATACGGGCTCGGCCTTGGATTTCGGAACGTCTTTTCTGGCCCTTTGGTTAGAAGCTCCTACCACGCCGACGAACAGATCTCATGGAACGGGAACTAAGAGGATCGAAACATCCGTCTAGCCGAGAGGACTCCTGCGATCCGGGGGAAATCTCTAAAATTTTATTTCACTCTCTCCTTTCCTTTCTCTCTAAAAAAGAAGGTCCGGTCTCTAAGACGGAGATCAAATCCTTACTTGTAGAATCTTTGAATTTGGTCAGCGGATTCCGGGCGGAATGGGCCGAAATCCGAAAGTTCGGAAAAGGGAAACTTTTAGTCGCTTACCGCAACAAAGTCCTGGTTCTAGATGCGGAAGAAACGGTAAATACGATCCTGCGTCTCTGGGACGATACCTTAGAATCTAGAAAGTAAAGGGCCGGACCTCGATTCCGTCAAGATCCGATCCTATCATGAATTATTTTCCCGCCGGCTTAGCGCTAGAAGGAGAAGTTGCGTCCGATTTCACCTCTACCTGCCGGATTTTCGTTTCGGGAGGAGTGAGATCCAGTGTGAAGGTCAATTTTTGCGGATCACTTTCGTTTCCTACGTTATCCACTGATTTGGCTTCTATCGTATGTTGCCCGGGAGCAGTCACCGAAATCGGATCCTTATAAACGGACCATTCCGAGGCTCCGTCCACCTTCACCATCAGTTGTTTGATCCCGGAAAACTGGTCGTTTCCTTTTAGAAAAAAGGAATTTCCTTTTTTCGTGTACAATTTGGAATCCACGGAAACCAAAGGAATGTTTTGCTGGATAGATACGACGGGTTTTTCAAAGTCAGTCGTTACGACGAATATCCCTTCTTGGGACGTATTATTGGATTTATCCGTCGCAAAATACTTTAGGGTATTCACACCCAATTTGTCCAATCGGATCGGTTGGTTATCGTAAGTCTTGAACTCTCCGCCGTTTACGGAAAACTTCACTTCCTTAATACCGGCAAGATTGTCCGTGGCTAGGATCGTATAGGTAACGTCTTTCGAGGAGTAACTTTGGTCCCGTGAGGAAAAAACGGGATGACTCGGGTTGATCTTGAGATTCGGAGGAGTATTGTCCACCAAAACGGTTAGGGTTTTCGGGTTCTCCTTATTGCCTACCTTATCCACTGCCCGGTAACTGACTTTTACGATCCCTTCGTTCGCGATGAAAATGGGGGAAGTATACGTTACGAATTCCTCTTCCCCGATTTTATACTCCATAAAATCCACTTTGGAAGCGTCATCCGAGGAAGTAAGCTCAAAGGCCACTTTAGAATTTACGTATAGATCCGCCGTAGTTCCCGTTTTTTCTTCGGAATCCGTTTTTTTGCCCGCGGGATTGGCGGAGGTATTTTTTCCGGAGCCTGTGCTCTGTCTCGTAGGTTGCGTCTGGGATTTCGGCGTAGGCTTCGTCTCCGAGTCCGAGTCCTGAGCAAAAAGCGTCGAAGAACATAGGATGAAACAAGCCATTACGAGTCGGATCTGGGAAAGTCCCTTCATTCGAATCTCCTTAAAAGATCGTTGAATATCGATTTAAAAAACGGAACACGCGAATGCGCGCCCGCACCTCCTGCTTTCGCAGGCGCGGTTTCGTTTTTCATTTTTGACGAGAAAGTTGGGGAATTTCCGACAAATTTCCGAAAAACAAGGCGTTTTACGACCCTACTATAGAAAACCCTTCCCCGACGAACGGCTAAGAAGGGCAAAAAAGAAAAAACCCGGATGCCCTTTCGGACAACCGGGATTTTTCCACCAATTCTTTAGGCTTGCGGATTAGAGATTGGTCTTAGTTTGGAAGTCGTAAATGACCTCTTGCACATCAGCCTGATTGATCCGTTTGATACCTTGCTCGGTATGAACGATCATCGTGCTTCCTTGCTGATCGACGATTGCTCCGATAAAGGAAGTACCGTCTGCCATTACGATTTTTTCCAACTTCTCATAGTAGTTGACGAGGTCTTGTTTGGTTTTGAGGTCTTTCGGAGCGGAAACCAATACGTTTTTGAAGCGTTTGAGTTCTTCTTCTTGGCGTTTTGCCAGCTCTTCCTCTACTTTCTTACGCTCGGCTTCATTGACCGCTGCGCTCTTCTCGTCCAGTTTTCCGGAAGCGTTTTCCTCGTTCAATTTTACGATCTTATCCGCAGTTCCTTTGTCCACGGTTACGATCGTATTGATCTCTTGCTCTTCGGATTTGGAAATCCCTGCTCCATTCAATTTGGTGACCGCTTTCGGAATGTCTTTGTCCAGAGCCGCCACTTTAGCGGTATCGTTGGTACCGAACGCCTTATCGGATGCTTTTACAAGGGAGGATTCATTCTTTTCGAGAACGATTTCAGCCTTTTCCAAAGATTCCTTCACTTTCTTTAAGCCGGCATTCGCGTCGATTTCTTCGTCGCTCAGACCTTCCAAGGCTTTTACGCGAGGAGAAACCGCTACGGATCCTTCCAATACTTTAATTACGGATTTATCCGGTTTGGTGCGATCCACCAAGAAAGAAGTTCCACGCACGCCTGCGATCGCGGTCGGAGTGATTACGGAGAACTGATCGTCCTTGCTAGCCTTGTTGACTTTTGCAAACACTTTTCCCGAAACGAGGGCCAAGCGGGTATCCGTATTGCCTTTCGCATTTAAAGCGAGAGTCGCGAACTCGAGTTGCGAGTTTTCGGAAATCCGAATCGCGGATCCGTCTGCGAACTGGATATCCACTTTCGCTTTTGCTTTGGTAACAAGCTTGTCTCCTGATTTCAAAGAGGCTCCTAATCCTGCCTTCTCTTCCGTCAGGTCAGCATGTTGGATTTTGGATTCTCCAATACTGAAAACGATGACTGCCGTGGGCTCGCTCTGTTTTGCGCTCGCGGTTTCTGCTTTTTCTGCAGGCTTTTTGCAAGCTCCGGATGCTAACAGACCGATCGCTAGGACGGCCGATGCAACGGAAATATAATTTTTCATACCCCTATCCTATCCTTCTTGATCGAGATTTACCGGACCTGCGGTGGAGCGGCCCGACCTATATGGTTTAACATTCAAAAAATTCTGTTTTTCAATTTATTTCAATTTTTTTTTACCAATTGATAAATATTTCCTACGCTAAAATCGGCAAAATACATCTCGCCCGATGCGTCTTGGCCGAATGTGCTGATCGACATTCCGAGACTTGCGATTTCTCGAACGTTCGTTTTTCCTTCCGGATTCTTTTGCAGAGCCCAAATTTTGCCGGAAACGAAATCTGCGAAAATATATTTCCCTTCTAAAATCGGAAGTTGCTCCCCTCTGTACACATAGCCGCCTGTGATAGACTGACCGGTCTTGTGATCGTATTCATAGATCGGATCCAAGATTCCGGGCTTTTGGCAATCCTGGTTGTTCCGAAAACAATGGAAACCTTCTTTGATGTTCCATCCGTAGTTGCCTCCTTTTACGATCAGGTCGATTTCTTCGAATTCATTTTGTCCCACATCTGCGAGATACAATTCTCCCGTTTTACGATCGAAAGAGAACCTCCAAGGGTTTCGAAGTCCGTACGCCCAAACCTCGGGAAGAAAGCCGGGCTTATTCAGATAAGGATTGTCTTTCGGAATTCTGTAAGGCGGCCCTGAGCTTTCCGAATTCGGTTCGATCCGGATGAGACTTCCCAAAAACGTAGACGGATTTTGTCCCTGCAATAATGGATCGTTTGCCGCTCCGCCGTCTCCGAAACCTATGTACAATTTTCCGTCAGGCCCGAACGCTAACTGTCCCGCATTGTGGTTGGAATAAGGTTGATCGACTCTGAGTAAAACCCGTTTTCGATCCTTCCAAGTCAGGATTCGTTCGTTCTTCCATTCGAATTCTAGAATCAAGGTTTGGTCCTTCCCCGCTTCCTTGGAGACTACGTTGGCATAGAAGGACCGATTTCGGGCGAAATCGGGAGAAAAGGCCAGTCCGAGCAAACCCTCTTCGGATCTCGTTTCCACATTCCCCACGAAGTCCGCAACCAAAGTCTTTTCTTTCGTTTTTAGATCGAAGAGCCAGATCCTCCCCTTTTTTTCCAGTACAACCAACTTGGAGTCTGAGCCGGGAAGAAATTGTAAATCCGTGGGTTCCTTGAATCCGGAGGCGACTTGGATCCAAGAAATATCCGACCAGTTCGGCTTGGCGCCCGCAGTACGGATCTTTCGTTTTTCCGCGCCGATGTCTGAAACGTACATGCAGATCATTCCGAGAAGAAGCAAACGGAGAACCAAAATACCGGTATTCCGCAAAATCATTCGGAAAGATTGGCCCGAAAAGGGTGTGGGTCAACGCGAAAAAAACGGAAAAACGAGATGCCAAAACCTAACGGAAAAACAGTCTGTCGTTAAGATGAATGCCAGTAGTACCTTGCGTCCCGAATCTTCCGTAGCTCTTTTAGAGGAAATGGAGAGGAAATACCGTACGATCCCCTTGGAAGCGATCGTAAAACAGGACATCCTCAGACAAGGGATCCATTTTTTACCGGAATCCTTTTTGGTGGAGGGAGACTACAAGACCAAGGATTATTTCATCTTTTCTTTCGATCATATTCCTCTAGCCGACCTCAAGGAAGGCGCCGATTCCAAAGCTCCCGAAGAGATCAAGATTACCGGGGGTTATTTTCATCTTCTGCCCACGGTCGTTTCCACTCGAAACAACCCCGAGTCTCCTTACAAGGTCCGACGCATTCCTCCGGGACAAACGGGAGAAGGGGGACCGGGACTCTATTTAAACGATACTTTTTTAGGACAGTTGGAATATCCTCCCAAGCCGGCTTGGTACAGACACAAAACGAAATCGGGAAAGTTTCCGGGCGAAATCGCTCCGGTGATAGAATGGGGGTATCTGATCTATTTGACGGTATTCCGAAATTGCCAGTACTTCGGAAAAGACGAAGAGTGCGCGTATTGCGATATCAATCACAATTACAGACAGCAGAAAAATGCAGGCCGTCCGTACACCGGAGTTAAGGATGTGGAAGATCTTTTGGAAGTATTGTCCTGGATCGACGCGGAAGATCGGATTGCCA from Leptospira fletcheri includes:
- a CDS encoding DUF1574 domain-containing protein; the encoded protein is MKRFYIYFPLLFLIVLFFADKIFTLDYFQDSFYQEGNPVYYAQRRSLFQRMLSDPKIKERKLAMAFGDSRAYAYSEKAFDEKIRKEWVLYNFAGPQAVPAYGFYWLRKTLESGVRPKAVFYVVSPEAFDDSKGLMYEPFLRLGADEDFIRRYWSRFSAGDKMDLIKEKLFVYRKVKPSFKLFWNRLLAGELDKYNPAFNDEKVLLDMTNGEQMAYATATNRPDKLAKDAIRLKSIYLSGFKVTDSQFYFVEEFLKLCDENGIAAYVIWPRVFDGYRKGYYELGLDRVWWPRIRELGRKYKARTVDMNVSNSCDKYYDASHQDIFCIVDQIRILMDDYYGTKPLP
- a CDS encoding MBOAT family O-acyltransferase; this translates as MNFTSLEFLFFFGAVFFIYWNLPDTWKRHFLILASSVFYGFSSCPFLIHLWIVISINWLLLRFFLQKKWYLPVSIGFNVLNLAFFKYFYFLTDLIGIAFGIPELQNKTGLDALFSKALGWAGFEVVLPLTISYYTFQLISLAVDRKKGTIESDVTFSSLLSFVLLFPVMIAGPILRFNDVSSQFSSPKMSREDMTDGLWLLLFGVLKKSVLSVLMTGSIFPVFGEPAVFSGWALLRTIYFFAIYLYLDFSGLTDIARGLGKLLGLQLPQNFKAPFFMNGFGDFWRRWHLTFSFWIRDYLYIPLGGSRQGTIRTCLNYLVAFGIGGLWHGANTNYLLWGLFTGAYLSAERVFKDFGIKLFPEIPYLKRAVTYLFVLHVYCISWILFFTPDVKTAFHAVARIFTWASGQDFPNAEPCVFALFIAMLFHCSEEWPEKFRFSERTKSILLPIAWILVLAALPNGNADFFYGQF
- a CDS encoding pseudouridine synthase — translated: MTGKQGRGEKGFSPPSDGIRINRFLADCGFGSRRKVEELVQSGKVSLNGKTVLDLSTRIRPETDEVFVGGKKAIHRTGSVFLALNKPPGYLCSHGDRFHNHTVFELLPAKFGHLAIAGRLDLDSRGLLLLSDDGEFVQRISHPSRSMEKEYEVIVSEPVSVSETIRTFQEGIHDEGEILKAESVVPAAKGSEVFQFRIVLKQGRKRQIRRMFAALGTRVQDLKRVRIGNLRLKDLGLQEGQYAELDPDHWRP
- the lipA gene encoding lipoyl synthase, whose product is MNPLKKKPRTASNLQAPEKPDWLKVRLPFREKNNPVGFVRESLDAKGLHTVCESASCPNLNHCWSRKTATYMLGGDICTRRCAYCDVAFGKPFALDPEEPLHVAESAAALGLRHVVITSVNRDDLPDGGANHYKRTVELIRAMLPECKIELLVPDFKAKAENLEIIYSCKPDILNHNIETVKKLFPEIAPAKRYDRSLEVLKHASDRGFLTKSGLILGLGESKEEIREALTDLRNSGVQMVTLGQYLQPTPSHHPVKEYVSPEVFRELKEYGLGLGFRNVFSGPLVRSSYHADEQISWNGN
- the ompL47 gene encoding multi-beta-barrel domain surface protein OmpL47, coding for MKGLSQIRLVMACFILCSSTLFAQDSDSETKPTPKSQTQPTRQSTGSGKNTSANPAGKKTDSEEKTGTTADLYVNSKVAFELTSSDDASKVDFMEYKIGEEEFVTYTSPIFIANEGIVKVSYRAVDKVGNKENPKTLTVLVDNTPPNLKINPSHPVFSSRDQSYSSKDVTYTILATDNLAGIKEVKFSVNGGEFKTYDNQPIRLDKLGVNTLKYFATDKSNNTSQEGIFVVTTDFEKPVVSIQQNIPLVSVDSKLYTKKGNSFFLKGNDQFSGIKQLMVKVDGASEWSVYKDPISVTAPGQHTIEAKSVDNVGNESDPQKLTFTLDLTPPETKIRQVEVKSDATSPSSAKPAGK
- a CDS encoding lipoprotein LipL45; its protein translation is MKNYISVASAVLAIGLLASGACKKPAEKAETASAKQSEPTAVIVFSIGESKIQHADLTEEKAGLGASLKSGDKLVTKAKAKVDIQFADGSAIRISENSQLEFATLALNAKGNTDTRLALVSGKVFAKVNKASKDDQFSVITPTAIAGVRGTSFLVDRTKPDKSVIKVLEGSVAVSPRVKALEGLSDEEIDANAGLKKVKESLEKAEIVLEKNESSLVKASDKAFGTNDTAKVAALDKDIPKAVTKLNGAGISKSEEQEINTIVTVDKGTADKIVKLNEENASGKLDEKSAAVNEAERKKVEEELAKRQEEELKRFKNVLVSAPKDLKTKQDLVNYYEKLEKIVMADGTSFIGAIVDQQGSTMIVHTEQGIKRINQADVQEVIYDFQTKTNL
- a CDS encoding PQQ-dependent sugar dehydrogenase, with protein sequence MILRNTGILVLRLLLLGMICMYVSDIGAEKRKIRTAGAKPNWSDISWIQVASGFKEPTDLQFLPGSDSKLVVLEKKGRIWLFDLKTKEKTLVADFVGNVETRSEEGLLGLAFSPDFARNRSFYANVVSKEAGKDQTLILEFEWKNERILTWKDRKRVLLRVDQPYSNHNAGQLAFGPDGKLYIGFGDGGAANDPLLQGQNPSTFLGSLIRIEPNSESSGPPYRIPKDNPYLNKPGFLPEVWAYGLRNPWRFSFDRKTGELYLADVGQNEFEEIDLIVKGGNYGWNIKEGFHCFRNNQDCQKPGILDPIYEYDHKTGQSITGGYVYRGEQLPILEGKYIFADFVSGKIWALQKNPEGKTNVREIASLGMSISTFGQDASGEMYFADFSVGNIYQLVKKN
- a CDS encoding radical SAM protein, which encodes MNASSTLRPESSVALLEEMERKYRTIPLEAIVKQDILRQGIHFLPESFLVEGDYKTKDYFIFSFDHIPLADLKEGADSKAPEEIKITGGYFHLLPTVVSTRNNPESPYKVRRIPPGQTGEGGPGLYLNDTFLGQLEYPPKPAWYRHKTKSGKFPGEIAPVIEWGYLIYLTVFRNCQYFGKDEECAYCDINHNYRQQKNAGRPYTGVKDVEDLLEVLSWIDAEDRIAKVYTITGGSVITSLKKKNEIDFYLEYAKAIEDKFPGRWMGKIVSQAWEKEDCKKFKDAGIRVYHPNYEVWDKELFKKICPGKESYIGRDTWIRRIVDSAEIFGPSYVIPNFVGGVELSQPWGFSTVKEAVQSTGEGLDFFMSKGIMPRFTAWCPEPYTTLGTQPGPPLEYFCELLTVWKSTFEKYNLPVPPGYGDPGPGKAVFSVSAFMDVIGYPGRS